One part of the Bacteroidota bacterium genome encodes these proteins:
- a CDS encoding NifU family protein, producing the protein METRKTPAIIYAEGTPNPLAMKFVCNRLLIGNGNTVEYKNRTQAKGSPLALALFNFPFVTGVFITGNFVTVLKSDAVSWNDITLELREYIQQYLNDGNEVINELPQQQENENSNVNPLDHGVTHVEPTNETEARIIDLLEEYIRPAVEQDGGAIYFKSYQEGLVTLTLKGSCSGCPSSSMTLKAGIEGLLKRMIPEVQEVVAEAL; encoded by the coding sequence ATGGAAACTAGAAAAACACCAGCAATTATATATGCCGAAGGCACTCCAAATCCCCTTGCAATGAAATTTGTTTGTAACAGGTTGTTAATTGGCAATGGGAATACGGTTGAATATAAAAACAGGACTCAGGCAAAAGGATCCCCACTTGCACTTGCACTTTTTAATTTCCCTTTTGTAACGGGTGTTTTTATTACAGGGAATTTCGTTACAGTTTTAAAAAGTGATGCTGTATCCTGGAATGATATTACTTTGGAACTAAGAGAATATATCCAGCAATACCTTAACGATGGCAATGAGGTAATCAATGAATTACCCCAGCAACAAGAGAATGAAAACAGTAATGTGAATCCTTTAGACCATGGAGTTACTCATGTTGAACCAACAAATGAAACAGAAGCCAGAATAATTGACTTACTTGAAGAATACATTCGTCCGGCAGTTGAACAGGATGGTGGGGCAATTTATTTTAAATCCTATCAGGAGGGCTTAGTTACCCTTACTTTGAAAGGTTCTTGCAGTGGCTGTCCTTCTTCTTCCATGACATTAAAAGCCGGAATTGAAGGCTTGTTAAAAAGAATGATTCCCGAGGTTCAGGAAGTTGTTGCCGAAGCACTTTAA
- the nadB gene encoding L-aspartate oxidase, producing MQKQTDFLIIGSGIAGLSYALKVAEHGKVTILTKSNPEESNTKYAQGGIAVVTNQTDNIEKHIQDTVICGDGLCTESVVRMVVSQATDRLKELIEWGTNFDKTTAGDYDLAKEGGHSENRILHHKDITGHEIERALLEKINSHPNIEILDHYYALEILTQHHLGEYINSSSKNISCYGVYVLNLKTTEVELFLAKTTLMATGGAGHVYQTTTNPLIATGDGVAMVYRAKGKVENMEFFQFHPTALYNPGENPSFLITEAMRGHGGVLKTKNGKVFMHKYDKRKSLAPRDIVARAIDNELKVRGEDFVYLDCTSISKEELLSHFPNIYKKCKKMGIDICKDFIPVVPAAHYMCGGIKVDQNGNTSIKNLFAVGECASTGLHGANRLASNSLLEAIVYAHNAALSAIDQMKNTTICKGIQAWNTEGTANPEEMVLITQSLKELKAIMTNYVGIVRSDLRLKRAFDRLLILHNETEALYQRTTLSLNLCELRNMIKVGYIIIKTAMQRKESVGLHYNIDYPRNLTTKSE from the coding sequence ATGCAAAAACAAACAGACTTTTTAATTATAGGCTCGGGAATAGCAGGTTTAAGCTATGCCTTAAAAGTTGCAGAACATGGCAAGGTTACCATTCTAACCAAATCAAACCCTGAAGAATCAAATACGAAATACGCACAAGGAGGTATTGCTGTTGTTACCAACCAAACCGACAATATTGAAAAACATATTCAGGACACTGTAATTTGTGGCGATGGTTTGTGTACTGAATCTGTAGTAAGGATGGTAGTTTCACAGGCTACAGACCGTTTAAAAGAATTAATAGAATGGGGAACCAATTTTGACAAAACTACTGCCGGAGATTATGACCTTGCAAAAGAAGGCGGACATTCAGAAAATCGCATTCTACATCATAAAGATATTACAGGGCATGAAATTGAAAGGGCCTTACTTGAAAAGATTAATTCCCATCCAAACATTGAGATTCTTGATCATTATTATGCTTTAGAAATACTTACACAGCATCATTTAGGTGAATATATAAACAGTTCCAGCAAAAACATAAGCTGCTACGGAGTGTATGTTTTAAATTTAAAGACTACCGAGGTTGAACTTTTTTTAGCAAAAACAACGCTAATGGCAACAGGCGGCGCTGGCCATGTTTATCAAACAACAACAAATCCATTAATTGCAACAGGTGATGGCGTGGCTATGGTTTACCGTGCTAAAGGAAAGGTAGAGAACATGGAGTTTTTCCAGTTTCATCCAACTGCACTTTATAACCCGGGTGAAAATCCTTCCTTTTTAATAACTGAAGCAATGCGCGGGCATGGAGGAGTTTTAAAAACCAAAAACGGAAAGGTATTTATGCACAAATACGATAAGCGAAAATCTCTTGCTCCCCGTGATATTGTTGCCCGTGCAATAGATAATGAATTAAAGGTGAGGGGTGAAGATTTTGTTTACCTGGATTGTACATCCATTTCAAAAGAGGAATTGTTAAGCCATTTTCCAAATATTTATAAAAAATGCAAGAAAATGGGAATTGACATCTGTAAAGATTTTATTCCCGTAGTACCTGCAGCACATTATATGTGTGGAGGAATTAAAGTGGATCAAAACGGAAATACGAGCATAAAAAATTTGTTTGCAGTGGGTGAATGCGCCTCTACAGGCTTACATGGGGCCAACAGGCTTGCTTCAAACTCGCTGCTTGAAGCTATTGTATATGCTCACAATGCAGCCCTTTCTGCAATTGACCAGATGAAAAACACCACTATTTGTAAGGGTATTCAGGCTTGGAATACAGAGGGAACGGCAAATCCAGAAGAAATGGTGCTTATTACTCAAAGTCTGAAAGAATTAAAGGCCATTATGACCAATTATGTTGGCATTGTACGTTCCGATTTAAGGCTTAAAAGAGCCTTTGACCGCTTGCTGATTTTGCACAATGAAACAGAGGCATTGTATCAAAGAACTACGCTTTCATTAAACCTTTGCGAACTTCGAAACATGATAAAAGTGGGATATATAATTATTAAAACTGCAATGCAAAGAAAAGAAAGTGTTGGATTGCATTACAATATTGATTACCCAAGAAATTTAACCACAAAATCAGAATGA
- a CDS encoding CPBP family intramembrane metalloprotease: MNKTVLLLGFGTVLIFGLSGIFVIEYFQQKDFVSLLLKGWNIPLQLLTGILFGFMIAEIAWFIINRDFFIKERAFYKGLISKLNLNFTQILFISFCAGIGEEIFFRAAIQPFLGILLTSVIFVALHGYLNPINWRISIYGSFMVLTMVGFGYLFKYTGLFTVMAAHTVFDIVLLKKLGNNKETVESTNT; encoded by the coding sequence ATGAATAAAACTGTCCTTTTGTTAGGATTTGGCACAGTGCTTATTTTCGGGCTAAGTGGTATTTTTGTTATTGAATATTTTCAACAAAAAGATTTTGTTTCATTATTGTTAAAGGGTTGGAATATACCCCTTCAGTTATTAACAGGAATTTTGTTTGGTTTTATGATTGCTGAAATTGCCTGGTTTATTATTAACCGGGATTTTTTTATAAAAGAAAGAGCCTTTTACAAGGGATTAATTTCCAAACTTAATCTGAATTTTACCCAAATTCTTTTTATTTCTTTTTGTGCGGGAATTGGTGAAGAAATATTTTTTCGTGCAGCCATTCAACCATTTTTAGGCATTTTACTAACTAGCGTTATTTTTGTTGCCTTGCATGGTTATCTTAATCCCATTAACTGGAGAATCAGTATTTATGGGTCATTTATGGTACTAACAATGGTTGGTTTTGGTTACTTGTTCAAATATACCGGACTTTTTACGGTTATGGCTGCACATACCGTTTTTGATATTGTTTTGCTTAAAAAATTAGGCAATAACAAAGAAACTGTTGAATCGACTAATACTTAA
- a CDS encoding amidohydrolase family protein has product MLAQGVPASPALAQNKSILLKGGIVHTGTGQVIQNGAVAFTLGKITQVTNLDIHKVNEGEYDEVIDVSGKHIYPGFIAPNSTLGLREVDAIRPTRDFSETGTFNPNVRSIIAYNSESRIIPTLKNNGVLLAQITPRYGLVTGTSSIVELDGWDWEDALYKENDGVHLNWPNMFSTKGWWAEPGPTEKSTEYEKKVNELKAFFSDAKAYSEVDMPKQKNLKLEAMRGLFNGQQKLYINADYVKEIMQAINFARGLGIKNMVIIGGSDSWLIPEMLKENNVSVIVTRLHSLPVRPEDDVDQPYKLPFLLQQADILYCLNYEGDMEVMGTRNIGFTAGTAVAYGLTKEQALMAITLNTAKILGIDKTTGSIEIGKDASIFVSTGDALDMRTNNVEFAFIRGKKQDLDDHQKQLYKKFSAKYNVEK; this is encoded by the coding sequence ATGTTAGCCCAGGGAGTTCCGGCATCGCCGGCTTTGGCCCAAAACAAAAGTATTTTGCTTAAAGGTGGGATTGTTCATACCGGAACAGGCCAGGTAATTCAAAATGGGGCGGTAGCTTTTACTTTAGGCAAAATAACCCAGGTAACAAACCTTGATATTCATAAGGTTAATGAGGGTGAATATGATGAGGTTATTGATGTTTCCGGAAAACATATTTACCCTGGTTTTATTGCTCCTAATTCTACTCTTGGCCTACGTGAGGTAGATGCGATAAGACCTACAAGGGATTTTAGTGAAACAGGCACATTTAATCCTAATGTCCGCTCAATAATAGCTTATAATTCTGAATCGCGCATAATTCCTACTCTTAAAAACAACGGAGTACTTTTAGCCCAAATAACTCCCCGTTATGGTCTTGTAACTGGCACTTCATCCATTGTTGAACTAGATGGATGGGATTGGGAAGATGCACTGTATAAAGAAAATGATGGTGTTCATTTAAACTGGCCCAATATGTTCTCAACAAAAGGATGGTGGGCAGAACCAGGACCAACAGAAAAGAGTACCGAATATGAAAAAAAAGTAAATGAACTTAAAGCATTCTTTAGTGATGCTAAAGCATATAGCGAAGTAGATATGCCAAAACAAAAAAACCTGAAATTAGAGGCAATGCGAGGTCTTTTTAACGGCCAGCAAAAGTTATATATTAATGCTGATTATGTAAAAGAGATTATGCAAGCTATAAACTTTGCAAGGGGCTTGGGAATTAAAAACATGGTAATTATAGGAGGTTCAGATTCCTGGTTGATTCCTGAAATGCTTAAAGAAAATAATGTTTCAGTAATTGTTACAAGACTACATTCCTTGCCTGTGCGTCCGGAAGATGATGTTGATCAACCTTATAAACTTCCTTTTCTTTTGCAACAGGCAGATATTTTGTATTGCCTGAATTATGAAGGAGATATGGAAGTAATGGGTACAAGAAACATTGGTTTTACTGCCGGTACTGCGGTTGCTTATGGCTTAACCAAAGAGCAGGCATTAATGGCAATAACTTTGAATACAGCAAAAATACTTGGAATTGATAAAACAACAGGATCCATAGAAATTGGTAAAGATGCAAGCATTTTTGTTTCCACAGGCGATGCCCTTGATATGCGCACCAATAATGTTGAATTTGCTTTTATCAGAGGGAAAAAACAGGATCTGGATGATCATCAGAAACAACTTTACAAGAAATTTTCTGCCAAATATAATGTTGAGAAATAA
- a CDS encoding amidohydrolase family protein encodes MKNIFLALIILFSFTNAFSQETFPVNGVKDKRDLIMYAFTNATIVSDYKTILSNATLLIQDGIIVASGAKVAIPKGAVIVDLKGKFIYPSFIDIYSNYGVPLVRSNERSGHREGPQIESSQKGPYNWNEAIKPGKKATLMFKSDLKEAQEMRILGFGSVLTHQADGISRGTSSLVSLADDSENVTTLAGEAAAHYSFSKGKSSQDYPSSLMGSIALLKQTFLDAQWYKSLASNKEYNTSLEEWNKTQNLPQIFEATDKLTVLRADKLGDEFKVQYIIKTSGDEYQRIEDVKATNAALIVPLNFPSAYDVEDPFDARIVSIEDLKHWEMAPANAGILEQQEIDFALTLADLKDKKDFSKNLLKAIKYGMSKQKALQALTETPARLLKMEHKIGALRPGMIANFIITSDTLFTEKNILYENWVQGKQYKIQDIALEDIRGEYSLNIGKELIYKLKISGENLQPKAEIIYADTTNKPKVDIQRTGELITISFNTEDKKAKESIRLSGKINFKSAIWDGKGQLADGTWVNWSAVKKGNFDPANKKDTTDKKPVEIGKVSYPFTAYGWNVLPEAKTYLIKNATVWTNEKDGILNSDVLIKNGKIAGIGANLDTTAAIIIDGKGKHLTPGFIDEHSHIAISKGVNEGTQAVTSEVSIADVVNSEDVNIYRQLSGGVTASQLLHGSANPIGGQSALIKLRWGMAPEKMKINGADGFIKFALGENVKQANWGDSHHVRFPQTRMGVEQVFYDAFSRAKEYEQEWKSFNDQKPKAKEKANFPRRDLELEALVEILNKKRFISCHSYVQSEISMLMHVADSMGFKINTFTHILEGYKLADKMKAHGAGGSTFSDWWAYKYEVNDAIPYNAAIMNKMGIVTAINSDDAEMGRRLNHEAAKTVKYGGVSEEDALKMITLNPAKLLHLDDKMGSIKTGKDADLVLWSDNPLSVYAKAEKTFVDGILFFDRSHDLVLREEMKKERSRIINKMLQAKKDGEKTQKPEIKKQIIYHCETLHDSEEGHEH; translated from the coding sequence ATGCTACTTTACTGATTCAGGATGGAATTATTGTGGCATCAGGAGCAAAAGTGGCTATTCCCAAAGGGGCTGTGATTGTTGACTTAAAGGGGAAATTTATTTACCCTTCATTTATTGATATTTACAGTAATTATGGTGTTCCTTTAGTAAGGAGCAATGAAAGAAGCGGACATAGAGAAGGCCCACAAATTGAAAGCAGTCAAAAAGGACCATACAATTGGAACGAGGCAATAAAGCCTGGAAAAAAGGCCACATTAATGTTTAAGAGCGATCTGAAAGAAGCACAAGAAATGCGCATTTTAGGTTTTGGTTCTGTTCTTACACACCAAGCTGATGGTATTTCCCGAGGCACATCTTCCCTGGTTTCTCTGGCTGATGATTCTGAGAATGTAACAACTCTTGCAGGCGAAGCCGCTGCTCACTATTCTTTCAGTAAAGGAAAATCATCACAGGATTATCCTTCTTCCCTTATGGGTTCAATTGCTTTGTTAAAACAAACTTTTTTAGATGCCCAGTGGTATAAATCACTTGCTTCAAACAAAGAATACAATACATCCCTGGAGGAGTGGAATAAGACTCAGAATCTTCCTCAAATATTTGAAGCTACAGATAAATTAACTGTTTTAAGGGCTGATAAATTAGGAGATGAGTTTAAAGTGCAGTATATAATCAAAACTTCAGGGGATGAGTATCAAAGAATTGAGGATGTAAAAGCAACCAATGCCGCTTTAATAGTGCCACTTAACTTTCCTAGTGCTTATGATGTGGAAGATCCTTTTGATGCAAGAATTGTTTCTATTGAAGATCTTAAGCATTGGGAAATGGCTCCTGCCAATGCAGGCATTTTGGAACAACAGGAAATTGATTTTGCCCTAACACTTGCCGATTTAAAAGACAAAAAGGATTTTTCGAAAAATTTACTTAAAGCTATTAAATATGGCATGAGTAAGCAAAAAGCGCTTCAGGCTTTAACAGAAACTCCCGCGCGGTTATTAAAAATGGAGCACAAAATTGGAGCTTTAAGGCCAGGAATGATTGCAAATTTTATTATTACCTCTGACACTCTTTTTACAGAAAAAAATATTCTTTATGAAAACTGGGTTCAGGGAAAACAATATAAAATACAAGACATTGCACTTGAAGATATTCGGGGGGAATATAGTTTAAATATTGGAAAAGAATTAATTTACAAACTGAAGATTTCAGGAGAAAACCTGCAACCAAAAGCAGAAATTATTTATGCCGACACAACCAACAAGCCTAAAGTTGATATACAGCGAACAGGGGAGTTAATTACAATTAGTTTTAATACAGAGGATAAAAAAGCAAAGGAAAGTATAAGACTAAGTGGTAAAATTAATTTCAAGAGTGCCATATGGGATGGAAAGGGACAATTAGCTGATGGAACCTGGGTAAATTGGTCTGCGGTTAAAAAAGGAAATTTTGACCCTGCTAATAAAAAAGATACTACTGATAAGAAGCCTGTTGAAATTGGCAAAGTAAGTTACCCATTTACCGCCTACGGATGGAATGTATTACCAGAGGCCAAAACTTACCTGATAAAAAACGCAACTGTTTGGACGAATGAAAAAGACGGTATTTTAAATAGCGATGTACTTATTAAAAATGGCAAAATAGCAGGGATAGGTGCAAATTTAGATACAACAGCAGCAATAATTATAGATGGAAAAGGCAAGCATCTTACACCAGGGTTTATTGATGAACATTCCCATATTGCAATAAGTAAGGGCGTAAATGAAGGTACACAGGCTGTAACCAGTGAAGTAAGTATTGCAGATGTGGTAAACTCTGAGGATGTAAATATTTACAGGCAGCTCTCGGGAGGCGTTACAGCTTCACAATTGTTGCATGGTTCAGCTAATCCAATAGGAGGGCAATCAGCCTTAATTAAACTTAGGTGGGGAATGGCTCCTGAGAAAATGAAAATAAATGGGGCGGATGGTTTTATAAAATTTGCTCTTGGAGAAAATGTAAAACAAGCAAATTGGGGTGATTCTCATCATGTTCGTTTTCCTCAAACAAGGATGGGCGTAGAACAAGTGTTTTATGATGCTTTTAGTCGGGCTAAAGAATATGAACAGGAATGGAAATCTTTTAATGATCAAAAACCAAAAGCAAAAGAAAAAGCAAATTTTCCAAGACGCGACCTGGAATTGGAAGCACTTGTTGAAATACTCAATAAAAAGCGCTTTATTAGCTGTCACTCCTATGTTCAGTCTGAAATAAGCATGCTAATGCATGTTGCCGACTCTATGGGATTTAAGATTAATACTTTTACACATATTTTAGAGGGATATAAATTAGCAGATAAAATGAAAGCGCATGGGGCCGGAGGTTCTACTTTTTCTGACTGGTGGGCTTACAAATATGAGGTAAATGATGCAATTCCTTATAACGCAGCTATAATGAATAAAATGGGAATTGTAACAGCCATTAATTCAGATGATGCGGAAATGGGAAGAAGATTAAATCATGAAGCTGCTAAAACTGTTAAATATGGAGGAGTTTCAGAGGAGGATGCTTTAAAAATGATAACTCTAAATCCCGCAAAACTTCTTCATCTTGATGACAAAATGGGCAGCATTAAAACGGGCAAGGATGCTGATCTTGTTTTATGGTCTGACAATCCGCTTTCTGTTTATGCTAAGGCAGAAAAAACTTTTGTGGATGGGATCCTGTTTTTTGATAGAAGCCATGATCTTGTTTTAAGGGAGGAAATGAAAAAGGAAAGATCAAGAATTATTAATAAAATGCTTCAGGCAAAAAAGGATGGTGAAAAAACACAAAAACCAGAAATAAAAAAACAAATAATTTACCATTGTGAAACACTTCATGACTCTGAAGAAGGTCATGAGCATTGA